In Thermoanaerobacter uzonensis DSM 18761, the following proteins share a genomic window:
- a CDS encoding PAS domain-containing sensor histidine kinase, whose product MKVNKAFATDKNSLQWICNLLDNAHDFFVLKNLNGKVVHVNKRLLETLGYTADEIDDYDYFFYHIIKYKEVGPYEDGLIIELTAKYNIKMSFSIRFSPIVNSGGDKVAFLGFVKLRSYCKGKAEDYFNFFKYPTDVMDMTEEGVVIVDNRFNVVYVNNRACELFGLKYTKFINAKFMDIIKKYKPDASENNLINGEKIVIPSKGSFDERVLLLKYGKLNSRHWKTIIVKNITEDLKYQKLIEQTEKYTIAGEFAATTIHEIKNSLTSIKGFIQLLQAKHKESSTYYETILDEVDRVLALIKNYLGIVRSNEEGETEIDINGVINQYLLLFEAEIVRKKIKIEKRFGDVPPIKMDKNHLKQLILNIVQNSLHAIGENGKIILDTRYYPLKKRVVIRIVDNGGGIEKKYLKKVIEPLFTTKREGTGLGLAICKSIVELYNGDIKIFSKKGKGTLVKIILGER is encoded by the coding sequence ATGAAAGTGAACAAAGCTTTTGCTACAGATAAAAATTCCTTGCAATGGATATGCAACCTTTTAGATAATGCACACGATTTTTTTGTCTTAAAAAATTTAAATGGTAAGGTAGTTCATGTAAATAAAAGACTTCTTGAAACATTAGGCTATACCGCTGATGAGATAGATGATTATGATTATTTTTTTTACCATATAATAAAGTACAAAGAAGTAGGACCATACGAAGATGGTCTTATCATAGAGCTTACGGCAAAATACAATATAAAAATGTCTTTTAGTATAAGATTTAGTCCTATAGTTAACAGTGGTGGTGATAAAGTAGCTTTTTTGGGGTTTGTGAAATTGCGAAGCTATTGTAAAGGAAAAGCTGAAGATTATTTTAACTTCTTTAAATATCCAACTGACGTAATGGATATGACAGAGGAAGGTGTTGTGATAGTTGATAATAGGTTTAACGTGGTCTATGTGAATAACAGGGCATGTGAATTATTTGGCCTTAAATATACAAAATTCATAAATGCAAAGTTTATGGACATTATAAAAAAATACAAACCGGATGCTTCAGAAAATAATTTAATTAATGGAGAAAAAATTGTAATCCCATCGAAAGGGAGTTTTGACGAAAGAGTGCTTTTGCTTAAGTATGGGAAATTAAACAGTAGGCATTGGAAAACTATTATTGTGAAAAATATAACTGAAGACTTAAAATATCAAAAATTAATTGAGCAAACAGAAAAATACACAATTGCTGGTGAATTTGCTGCTACAACTATTCATGAAATAAAAAATTCTTTAACTTCTATAAAAGGCTTTATACAACTTCTACAAGCTAAACATAAAGAAAGTTCTACTTACTATGAGACTATTTTAGACGAAGTGGACAGAGTATTAGCTTTAATAAAAAATTACCTTGGTATAGTTAGAAGCAATGAAGAAGGAGAAACTGAAATAGACATAAATGGCGTTATAAATCAATATTTACTTCTTTTTGAAGCAGAAATTGTTCGCAAAAAAATTAAAATAGAAAAAAGGTTTGGTGATGTTCCTCCTATAAAAATGGACAAAAACCATCTTAAGCAGCTTATTTTAAATATAGTTCAAAATTCTCTTCATGCCATTGGGGAAAATGGTAAAATAATATTAGATACAAGATATTACCCTCTTAAAAAGAGAGTAGTAATAAGAATTGTTGATAATGGAGGTGGTATAGAGAAGAAATATTTAAAAAAAGTTATTGAGCCATTGTTTACAACTAAAAGAGAAGGAACAGGGCTGGGACTTGCAATTTGCAAAAGTATTGTAGAATTGTACAATGGTGATATTAAAATTTTTAGTAAAAAAGGTAAAGGTACACTTGTAAAAATAATTTTGGGTGAGAGATAA
- the tilS gene encoding tRNA lysidine(34) synthetase TilS has product MIDKVISTIKRYKMIEANDKIVMGVSGGPDSLCMLDILYNLKDLFNLKLYVVHVNHMIRGEEAKRDAQFVEDMCRKLKLPFFLFEKDVKKIAKEMGYSEEETGRYVRYQAFEEVLKEVKGNKIAVAHNKNDVVETVFLNLIRGSGMAGLIGIKPVNGNIIRPLIEIEREEIENYIKEKDLKPVIDFTNYEDLYKRNKVRLKLIPYINETFEVDIIENIYRMAKIILEENDYLEKECEKIFNEVCYFNQEEIFADIKKLRAQHPAIQRRLVRLMYQKLKGDIYGLEYIHIEDVLSLLDKPTSSKVDLPFEIEALKSYNNLIMRKIKEKEAKTFWAKLNIPGITKICGIGQFKTTVLGIEEIKKLNMGKYTKFFDYDKIQKDVVVRNRQAGDIFSPLNLGGSKKLKEFFIDEKIPREIRDSIPLLAIDNEIVWVVGYRMSDKFKVDENTKNVLVIEYTKG; this is encoded by the coding sequence ATGATTGATAAGGTTATTTCAACAATTAAAAGGTATAAAATGATTGAGGCAAATGATAAAATTGTAATGGGGGTTTCCGGTGGACCTGATTCTTTGTGTATGCTGGATATTTTATACAATTTAAAAGATTTATTTAATCTTAAGTTGTATGTAGTACATGTTAATCATATGATAAGAGGAGAAGAAGCTAAAAGGGATGCGCAATTTGTTGAAGATATGTGCCGCAAACTGAAACTCCCATTTTTTTTATTTGAAAAGGATGTAAAAAAAATAGCCAAAGAAATGGGATATTCGGAAGAAGAGACTGGTCGATATGTGAGGTATCAGGCTTTTGAGGAAGTATTAAAAGAAGTTAAAGGTAATAAAATAGCTGTAGCCCATAATAAGAACGACGTAGTGGAAACGGTTTTTTTAAATTTAATAAGAGGTTCTGGAATGGCTGGCCTCATTGGAATAAAACCGGTAAATGGAAATATAATAAGGCCTCTCATTGAAATAGAAAGGGAAGAAATAGAGAATTACATCAAGGAAAAAGATTTAAAGCCGGTAATAGATTTTACAAATTATGAAGATTTATATAAGAGAAATAAAGTAAGACTTAAATTAATTCCCTATATAAATGAAACTTTTGAAGTAGATATAATAGAGAATATCTACAGGATGGCAAAAATTATTTTAGAGGAGAATGACTATTTAGAAAAAGAGTGTGAAAAGATTTTTAATGAGGTTTGCTATTTTAATCAAGAGGAAATTTTTGCTGATATAAAAAAACTGAGGGCACAGCATCCAGCTATTCAGCGGCGCTTAGTTAGGCTTATGTACCAAAAATTAAAAGGAGATATTTATGGATTAGAATACATCCATATAGAGGATGTTTTAAGCCTTTTAGACAAACCAACTTCCTCAAAAGTTGATTTACCCTTTGAAATTGAAGCTTTAAAAAGCTATAATAATCTTATAATGAGAAAAATAAAAGAAAAAGAGGCCAAGACTTTTTGGGCAAAATTAAATATTCCTGGAATTACTAAGATATGTGGTATTGGGCAATTTAAAACTACCGTTTTAGGGATTGAAGAAATAAAAAAACTTAATATGGGAAAATACACGAAATTTTTTGACTATGATAAAATACAGAAAGATGTGGTAGTTAGAAATAGGCAAGCAGGGGATATTTTTTCTCCTCTTAACCTGGGGGGGAGTAAAAAATTAAAAGAATTTTTTATTGACGAGAAAATACCCCGCGAAATAAGAGATAGCATTCCTTTATTAGCCATAGACAATGAAATTGTGTGGGTTGTAGGTTATAGAATGAGTGATAAATTTAAAGTAGATGAAAATACAAAAAATGTCCTTGTGATAGAGTATACCAAAGGATAA
- a CDS encoding formate--tetrahydrofolate ligase, with protein sequence MKSDIEIAQEAKMLHIREVAKKLDIEEDYLEYYGKYKAKISLTLWDKIKDRKDGKLILVTAITPTPAGEGKTTTTVGLGQALAKLGKKAMIALREPSLGPSFGIKGGAAGGGYSQVVPMEDINLHFTGDLHAITAAHNLLAAMIDNHIHHGNELNIDIRTITWKRAMDMNDRALREVIVGLGGKANGYPRQDGFIITVASEIMAILCLSRDLMDLKRRIGDIVVAYDKDGNPVTARDLKADGAMTVLLKDAIKPNLVQTIENVPAFVHGGPFANIAHGCNSLIATKYGLKLADYLVTEAGFGADLGAEKFFDIKSRFGGLTPNAAVIVATVRALKMHGGVKKEDLQKEDVDAVRKGIENLEKQVENIKKFGVPVVVALNRFVFDTEREIDEVRIACEKIGVDMAVAEVWEKGGEGGIELAEKVVKACEIPSNFHVLYDETLPIKDKLHIIATEIYGADGVEYTASALKDIATLERLGFDKMPIVVAKTQYSLSDDPKLLGRPRGFKITVRELRISRGAGFIVALTGDIMTMPGLPKHPAAENIDIDENGRITGLF encoded by the coding sequence ATGAAATCTGATATTGAAATAGCTCAAGAAGCGAAAATGCTACATATAAGGGAGGTTGCAAAAAAGTTAGACATTGAGGAAGACTACTTAGAATACTACGGCAAGTATAAAGCAAAAATTTCTCTTACATTATGGGATAAAATTAAAGACAGGAAAGACGGAAAACTCATCTTAGTTACAGCTATAACTCCCACCCCTGCTGGAGAGGGAAAGACCACGACGACTGTAGGATTGGGGCAAGCTCTTGCAAAATTAGGGAAAAAAGCTATGATTGCCTTGAGGGAGCCTTCATTAGGTCCTTCCTTTGGAATAAAAGGAGGAGCAGCTGGAGGTGGTTATTCTCAAGTTGTACCTATGGAGGACATAAATTTACACTTTACAGGAGATTTACATGCGATTACTGCTGCTCATAATCTACTAGCTGCTATGATTGACAATCACATCCATCATGGAAATGAACTTAATATTGACATAAGGACTATTACTTGGAAAAGAGCCATGGACATGAATGATAGGGCTTTAAGAGAAGTAATAGTAGGACTTGGAGGAAAAGCAAATGGATATCCCAGACAAGATGGTTTTATAATAACTGTGGCATCGGAAATAATGGCAATTTTGTGTTTATCACGAGACCTGATGGATTTAAAAAGAAGAATTGGCGACATAGTTGTAGCATATGATAAAGATGGCAATCCTGTAACTGCAAGGGATTTAAAAGCCGATGGAGCTATGACAGTCTTATTAAAAGATGCTATAAAACCTAATTTAGTGCAGACGATTGAAAACGTTCCAGCATTTGTTCATGGAGGGCCTTTTGCAAATATTGCTCATGGATGCAATAGCTTAATTGCCACTAAATATGGTTTAAAATTGGCGGATTATCTTGTAACAGAGGCAGGCTTTGGTGCAGATTTAGGGGCTGAAAAATTCTTTGACATAAAGTCAAGGTTTGGAGGACTAACACCAAATGCAGCCGTCATAGTAGCGACTGTAAGAGCTTTAAAGATGCATGGGGGAGTTAAAAAGGAAGATTTGCAAAAAGAAGATGTGGACGCGGTAAGAAAGGGAATTGAAAATCTTGAAAAGCAAGTTGAAAATATAAAAAAATTTGGAGTGCCAGTTGTGGTAGCCCTTAACAGGTTTGTCTTTGATACAGAAAGAGAAATTGATGAAGTGAGAATTGCCTGCGAAAAAATAGGAGTAGATATGGCGGTAGCGGAAGTGTGGGAAAAAGGAGGAGAGGGCGGAATAGAGTTAGCTGAAAAAGTTGTGAAAGCTTGTGAGATACCTTCCAACTTCCACGTTTTGTATGATGAAACACTTCCAATTAAAGATAAATTGCACATAATTGCAACAGAAATATATGGAGCTGATGGAGTAGAGTATACTGCTTCTGCTCTTAAAGATATAGCAACCCTTGAAAGACTAGGCTTTGACAAGATGCCAATAGTTGTGGCAAAAACTCAATATTCTCTTTCAGATGACCCAAAACTTTTAGGACGTCCGAGAGGATTTAAAATAACAGTAAGAGAACTGAGAATTTCAAGAGGTGCAGGTTTTATTGTGGCTTTGACAGGTGATATAATGACAATGCCAGGCCTTCCAAAGCATCCGGCAGCAGAAAACATAGACATTGATGAAAACGGAAGAATAACAGGACTGTTTTAA
- the hpt gene encoding hypoxanthine phosphoribosyltransferase, which produces MSSPTQDIQEILITEEQLKEKVKELGQIITKDYQGKDLVLLGVLKGAIMFMADLSRAIDLPLSIDFMAVSSYGSSTQSSGIVKIIKDHDINIEGKDVLIVEDIIDSGLTLSYLRKTLLERKPRSLKICTILDKPERREADVKVDYCGFKIPDKFVVGYGLDFDEKYRNLPFIGVLKPELYK; this is translated from the coding sequence ATGTCGAGTCCAACACAAGATATACAGGAGATTTTGATTACGGAAGAGCAATTAAAAGAAAAAGTGAAAGAGTTAGGACAAATAATTACAAAAGACTACCAAGGTAAAGACCTTGTCCTCCTTGGGGTTTTAAAAGGAGCAATAATGTTTATGGCAGACTTATCTCGAGCAATAGATTTACCTTTATCAATAGATTTTATGGCAGTCTCCAGTTATGGTTCTTCTACTCAGTCTTCTGGAATAGTAAAAATAATTAAAGACCATGACATAAACATTGAAGGGAAAGATGTGCTCATAGTTGAGGATATTATAGATAGCGGTTTAACACTTTCTTATTTAAGAAAGACTTTATTAGAAAGAAAACCTAGAAGTTTAAAAATTTGCACTATTTTAGATAAACCTGAAAGAAGAGAAGCAGACGTTAAAGTAGATTATTGTGGATTTAAAATTCCTGACAAATTTGTAGTTGGTTATGGATTAGATTTTGATGAAAAATACAGAAATCTCCCATTTATAGGAGTTTTAAAGCCAGAGCTGTACAAATGA
- the ftsH gene encoding ATP-dependent zinc metalloprotease FtsH produces the protein MNNNNKIIRSMVLYLLIFIAIYAMVQLYSQSAEPITDIDYGQLIKYIDANQVKSITLVGNDVKGVLKNGTEFKSRVPDVTNFMSFVNPYILQGKLDFKSEPQVGPPWWVQMLPSLFLIVIFIIFWYIFMQQAQGGGGSKVMSFGKSRARMITDKDKRVTFNDVAGADEEKEELQEIVEFLKYPKKFLELGARIPKGVLLVGPPGTGKTLLAKAVAGEAGVPFFSISGSDFVEMFVGVGAARVRDLFDQAKKNAPCIVFIDEIDAVGRQRGAGLGGGHDEREQTLNQLLVEMDGFSVNEGIIVIAATNRPDILDPALLRPGRFDRHVTVGIPDIKGREEILKIHSRNKPLSPDVSLQVLARRTPGFTGADLENLMNEAALLAARRGLKQITMAELEEAITRVIAGPEKRSRIMSEKDKKLVAYHEAGHAVVAKLLPNTPPVHEVTIIPRGRAGGYTMLLPEEDKYYMSKSEMMDEIVHLLGGRVAESLVLNDISTGAQNDIERATNIARKMVTEYGMSERLGPMTFGTKSEEVFLGRDLGRTRNYSEEVAAEIDREIKRIIEEAYKKAESLLKGNIDKLHRVAKALIEKEKLNGEEFEKVFNGEDIEGVQFA, from the coding sequence TTGAACAATAATAACAAGATAATTAGAAGCATGGTGCTCTATTTATTAATATTTATAGCTATTTACGCAATGGTACAATTGTATTCTCAAAGCGCCGAACCAATAACCGATATTGATTACGGACAGCTAATAAAATACATTGATGCCAATCAAGTAAAAAGCATTACCCTTGTAGGTAATGATGTTAAAGGTGTATTAAAAAATGGTACCGAGTTTAAGAGCCGTGTACCAGATGTAACTAACTTTATGAGTTTTGTAAATCCTTACATTTTACAAGGTAAACTGGATTTTAAAAGTGAGCCGCAAGTAGGCCCGCCATGGTGGGTACAAATGCTTCCTTCTCTCTTTTTAATCGTAATTTTCATCATATTTTGGTATATTTTTATGCAACAGGCACAAGGTGGGGGAGGAAGCAAAGTGATGTCTTTTGGCAAAAGCAGGGCCAGAATGATTACAGACAAAGATAAAAGAGTAACTTTTAATGACGTGGCGGGAGCAGATGAAGAAAAAGAAGAACTGCAAGAAATTGTTGAATTTTTAAAATATCCCAAAAAGTTTCTTGAGCTTGGAGCCAGAATACCTAAAGGGGTTCTTTTAGTGGGGCCTCCAGGTACAGGAAAAACTCTCCTTGCAAAAGCTGTAGCAGGAGAAGCGGGAGTACCATTTTTTAGCATAAGTGGATCCGATTTTGTGGAGATGTTTGTCGGTGTAGGTGCTGCGAGAGTTAGAGATTTATTTGATCAAGCTAAAAAGAATGCACCTTGTATTGTTTTTATTGATGAAATAGACGCGGTAGGAAGGCAAAGAGGTGCGGGTTTAGGTGGGGGGCATGATGAAAGAGAGCAAACACTTAATCAGCTGTTAGTTGAAATGGATGGTTTCAGTGTCAATGAAGGTATAATTGTGATTGCTGCAACAAACAGGCCAGATATATTAGACCCTGCACTACTTCGACCAGGAAGATTTGATAGGCACGTTACTGTTGGTATTCCTGATATAAAAGGAAGAGAAGAAATTTTGAAGATACATTCAAGAAATAAGCCATTGTCTCCAGATGTATCATTGCAAGTACTGGCACGAAGAACTCCTGGGTTTACCGGGGCCGACCTTGAAAATCTTATGAATGAAGCGGCACTTTTAGCGGCAAGGAGAGGGCTTAAGCAGATAACTATGGCAGAATTGGAAGAGGCTATAACGAGAGTAATAGCAGGACCTGAAAAGAGAAGTAGGATTATGTCTGAGAAAGACAAGAAATTGGTGGCATATCACGAAGCGGGGCATGCTGTTGTAGCAAAGCTTTTGCCAAACACTCCTCCTGTCCATGAGGTAACGATAATTCCGAGAGGCAGAGCGGGAGGCTATACTATGCTTCTTCCCGAAGAAGATAAATATTACATGTCAAAATCTGAAATGATGGATGAGATAGTTCATCTTTTAGGCGGACGTGTGGCAGAGAGTTTAGTGCTAAATGATATAAGTACAGGTGCACAAAATGATATTGAGAGAGCTACAAATATTGCAAGAAAGATGGTTACAGAGTATGGCATGAGTGAAAGGTTAGGACCCATGACCTTTGGTACTAAAAGTGAAGAAGTGTTTTTAGGGCGGGATTTAGGAAGAACAAGAAATTACAGTGAAGAAGTAGCTGCAGAAATTGATAGAGAGATAAAGAGAATAATTGAAGAAGCGTATAAAAAAGCAGAATCATTGTTAAAGGGAAATATTGATAAACTTCACAGAGTAGCAAAAGCTCTTATTGAAAAAGAAAAGCTTAATGGAGAAGAGTTTGAAAAAGTCTTTAACGGAGAGGATATAGAAGGGGTGCAGTTTGCATAA